A genomic stretch from Chaetodon auriga isolate fChaAug3 chromosome 17, fChaAug3.hap1, whole genome shotgun sequence includes:
- the thrb gene encoding thyroid hormone receptor beta isoform X2 codes for MMNYCIPDMYEMPHAGVGGYTMQGGGEHCMYPGEGPGYGHCEPQPLHHPPCMEQSWPPNQHYSCSYVGGPPVFKSEFCSMDMPLSHFHHQPEYFPDIKHDFSHLQWMQGAHKKGYIPSYLDKDELCVVCGDKATGYHYRCITCEGCKGFFRRTIQKNLNPTYACKYEGKCVIDKVTRNQCQECRFKKCIAVGMATDLVLDNSKRLAKRKLIEENRERRRKEELQKTVWDRLEPTQEEWDLIRMVTEAHMATNAQGNHWKQKRKFLSAAGVKETKPEDIGQSSMVNAPEGNKVDIEAFSQFTKIITPAITRVVDFAKKLPMFCELPCEDQIILLKGCCMEIMSLRAAVRYDPESETLTLNGEMAVTRGQLKNGGLGVVSDAIFDLGVSLSSFNLDDSEVALLQAVILLSSDRSGLSSVERIERCQEEFLLAFEHYINYRKHKVAHFWPKLLMKVTDLRMIGACHASRFLHMKVECPTELFPPLFLEVFED; via the exons ATGATGAACTACTGCATACCAGACATGTATGAAATGCCTCACGCTGGGGTCGGAGGCTACACGATGCAGGGCGGTGGGGAACACTGCATGTACCCAGGTGAGGGACCTGGGTACGGACACTGTGAACCCCAGCCGCTGCACCATCCACCCTGCATGGAGCAGTCTTGGCCACCCAACCAGCACTACTCCTGCTCGTATGTTGGTGGCCCTCCTGTTTTTAAGAGCGAGTTTTGCAGCATGGACATGCCTCTCAGTCATTTCCACCATCAGCCTGAATATTTCCCTGACATCAAACATGACTTCTCACACCTGCAGTGGATGCAGGGGGCACATAAGAAAG GGTACATTCCAAGTTACCTAGACAAGGATGAGCTATGTGTAGTGTGCGGGGACAAAGCCACAGGCTATCACTATCGCTGCATTACCTGCGAAGGTTGCAAG GGTTTCTTCAGGCGGACAATCCAGAAGAATCTCAACCCAACCTATGCTTGTAAGTACGAGGGGAAATGTGTCATCGACAAAGTGACCAGAAACCAGTGCCAGGAATGTCGCTTCAAGAAGTGCATTGCAGTGGGAATGGCGACCGACT tGGTGTTGGACAACAGCAAGAGGCTGGCCAAGCGGAAGCTAATCGAGGAGAATCGGGAGCGCCGTCGGAAGGAGGAACTGCAGAAGACGGTGTGGGACCGACTGGAGCCCACCCAGGAGGAGTGGGACCTCATTCGTATGGTGACTGAGGCCCATATGGCCACAAACGCCCAGGGCAACCACTGGAAACAGAAGCGGAAATTCCTG AGTGCAGCGGGGGTGAAGGAAACTAAG CCTGAGGATATTGGTCAATCGTCCATGGTCAATGCACCTGAAGGAAACAAAGTGGATATAGAAGCCTTCAGTCAGTTTACAAAAATTATCACCCCTGCCATAACCCGAGTGGTGGACTTTGCCAAAAAACTGCCTATGTTTTGTGAG CTGCCTTGTGAAGACCAGATCATCCTGTTGAAAGGTTGTTGCATGGAGATCATGTCACTGCGAGCTGCTGTTCGCTATGATCCAGAGAGTGAGACCCTCACGCTGAATGGCGAGATGGCAGTCACGCGGGGTCAGCTTAAGAACGGAGGCTTGGGCGTAGTGTCGGATGCCATCTTTGACCTTGGCGTGTCGCTGTCCTCCTTTAACTTGGATGACTCTGAGGTGGCTCTTCTACAGGCTGTCATCCTGCTTTCATCCG ATCGGTCGGGCCTGAGTAGCGTGGAGCGAATCGAACGTTGCCAAGAGGAGTTCCTGCTGGCCTTTGAACATTACATCAACTACCGCAAACACAAAGTGGCGCACTTCTGGCCCAAGCTGCTAATGAAGGTGACAGACCTGCGGATGATCGGCGCCTGCCACGCCAGCCGATTCCTTCACATGAAAGTGGAGTGTCCCACCGAGCtattccctcctctcttcctggAGGTCTTCGAAGACTGA
- the thrb gene encoding thyroid hormone receptor beta isoform X4, whose protein sequence is MSGYIPSYLDKDELCVVCGDKATGYHYRCITCEGCKGFFRRTIQKNLNPTYACKYEGKCVIDKVTRNQCQECRFKKCIAVGMATDLVLDNSKRLAKRKLIEENRERRRKEELQKTVWDRLEPTQEEWDLIRMVTEAHMATNAQGNHWKQKRKFLVEEAMLLNEITCNLFYTSDQSAAGVKETKPEDIGQSSMVNAPEGNKVDIEAFSQFTKIITPAITRVVDFAKKLPMFCELPCEDQIILLKGCCMEIMSLRAAVRYDPESETLTLNGEMAVTRGQLKNGGLGVVSDAIFDLGVSLSSFNLDDSEVALLQAVILLSSDRSGLSSVERIERCQEEFLLAFEHYINYRKHKVAHFWPKLLMKVTDLRMIGACHASRFLHMKVECPTELFPPLFLEVFED, encoded by the exons GGTACATTCCAAGTTACCTAGACAAGGATGAGCTATGTGTAGTGTGCGGGGACAAAGCCACAGGCTATCACTATCGCTGCATTACCTGCGAAGGTTGCAAG GGTTTCTTCAGGCGGACAATCCAGAAGAATCTCAACCCAACCTATGCTTGTAAGTACGAGGGGAAATGTGTCATCGACAAAGTGACCAGAAACCAGTGCCAGGAATGTCGCTTCAAGAAGTGCATTGCAGTGGGAATGGCGACCGACT tGGTGTTGGACAACAGCAAGAGGCTGGCCAAGCGGAAGCTAATCGAGGAGAATCGGGAGCGCCGTCGGAAGGAGGAACTGCAGAAGACGGTGTGGGACCGACTGGAGCCCACCCAGGAGGAGTGGGACCTCATTCGTATGGTGACTGAGGCCCATATGGCCACAAACGCCCAGGGCAACCACTGGAAACAGAAGCGGAAATTCCTG GTCGAGGAAGCTATGCTTCTAAATGAAATAACATGTAATTTATTCTATACTTCTGACCAGAGTGCAGCGGGGGTGAAGGAAACTAAG CCTGAGGATATTGGTCAATCGTCCATGGTCAATGCACCTGAAGGAAACAAAGTGGATATAGAAGCCTTCAGTCAGTTTACAAAAATTATCACCCCTGCCATAACCCGAGTGGTGGACTTTGCCAAAAAACTGCCTATGTTTTGTGAG CTGCCTTGTGAAGACCAGATCATCCTGTTGAAAGGTTGTTGCATGGAGATCATGTCACTGCGAGCTGCTGTTCGCTATGATCCAGAGAGTGAGACCCTCACGCTGAATGGCGAGATGGCAGTCACGCGGGGTCAGCTTAAGAACGGAGGCTTGGGCGTAGTGTCGGATGCCATCTTTGACCTTGGCGTGTCGCTGTCCTCCTTTAACTTGGATGACTCTGAGGTGGCTCTTCTACAGGCTGTCATCCTGCTTTCATCCG ATCGGTCGGGCCTGAGTAGCGTGGAGCGAATCGAACGTTGCCAAGAGGAGTTCCTGCTGGCCTTTGAACATTACATCAACTACCGCAAACACAAAGTGGCGCACTTCTGGCCCAAGCTGCTAATGAAGGTGACAGACCTGCGGATGATCGGCGCCTGCCACGCCAGCCGATTCCTTCACATGAAAGTGGAGTGTCCCACCGAGCtattccctcctctcttcctggAGGTCTTCGAAGACTGA
- the thrb gene encoding thyroid hormone receptor beta isoform X3: MSEPAEKCSPRWKDEAMQNGYIPSYLDKDELCVVCGDKATGYHYRCITCEGCKGFFRRTIQKNLNPTYACKYEGKCVIDKVTRNQCQECRFKKCIAVGMATDLVLDNSKRLAKRKLIEENRERRRKEELQKTVWDRLEPTQEEWDLIRMVTEAHMATNAQGNHWKQKRKFLVEEAMLLNEITCNLFYTSDQSAAGVKETKPEDIGQSSMVNAPEGNKVDIEAFSQFTKIITPAITRVVDFAKKLPMFCELPCEDQIILLKGCCMEIMSLRAAVRYDPESETLTLNGEMAVTRGQLKNGGLGVVSDAIFDLGVSLSSFNLDDSEVALLQAVILLSSDRSGLSSVERIERCQEEFLLAFEHYINYRKHKVAHFWPKLLMKVTDLRMIGACHASRFLHMKVECPTELFPPLFLEVFED, from the exons GGTACATTCCAAGTTACCTAGACAAGGATGAGCTATGTGTAGTGTGCGGGGACAAAGCCACAGGCTATCACTATCGCTGCATTACCTGCGAAGGTTGCAAG GGTTTCTTCAGGCGGACAATCCAGAAGAATCTCAACCCAACCTATGCTTGTAAGTACGAGGGGAAATGTGTCATCGACAAAGTGACCAGAAACCAGTGCCAGGAATGTCGCTTCAAGAAGTGCATTGCAGTGGGAATGGCGACCGACT tGGTGTTGGACAACAGCAAGAGGCTGGCCAAGCGGAAGCTAATCGAGGAGAATCGGGAGCGCCGTCGGAAGGAGGAACTGCAGAAGACGGTGTGGGACCGACTGGAGCCCACCCAGGAGGAGTGGGACCTCATTCGTATGGTGACTGAGGCCCATATGGCCACAAACGCCCAGGGCAACCACTGGAAACAGAAGCGGAAATTCCTG GTCGAGGAAGCTATGCTTCTAAATGAAATAACATGTAATTTATTCTATACTTCTGACCAGAGTGCAGCGGGGGTGAAGGAAACTAAG CCTGAGGATATTGGTCAATCGTCCATGGTCAATGCACCTGAAGGAAACAAAGTGGATATAGAAGCCTTCAGTCAGTTTACAAAAATTATCACCCCTGCCATAACCCGAGTGGTGGACTTTGCCAAAAAACTGCCTATGTTTTGTGAG CTGCCTTGTGAAGACCAGATCATCCTGTTGAAAGGTTGTTGCATGGAGATCATGTCACTGCGAGCTGCTGTTCGCTATGATCCAGAGAGTGAGACCCTCACGCTGAATGGCGAGATGGCAGTCACGCGGGGTCAGCTTAAGAACGGAGGCTTGGGCGTAGTGTCGGATGCCATCTTTGACCTTGGCGTGTCGCTGTCCTCCTTTAACTTGGATGACTCTGAGGTGGCTCTTCTACAGGCTGTCATCCTGCTTTCATCCG ATCGGTCGGGCCTGAGTAGCGTGGAGCGAATCGAACGTTGCCAAGAGGAGTTCCTGCTGGCCTTTGAACATTACATCAACTACCGCAAACACAAAGTGGCGCACTTCTGGCCCAAGCTGCTAATGAAGGTGACAGACCTGCGGATGATCGGCGCCTGCCACGCCAGCCGATTCCTTCACATGAAAGTGGAGTGTCCCACCGAGCtattccctcctctcttcctggAGGTCTTCGAAGACTGA
- the thrb gene encoding thyroid hormone receptor beta isoform X1, with protein MMNYCIPDMYEMPHAGVGGYTMQGGGEHCMYPGEGPGYGHCEPQPLHHPPCMEQSWPPNQHYSCSYVGGPPVFKSEFCSMDMPLSHFHHQPEYFPDIKHDFSHLQWMQGAHKKGYIPSYLDKDELCVVCGDKATGYHYRCITCEGCKGFFRRTIQKNLNPTYACKYEGKCVIDKVTRNQCQECRFKKCIAVGMATDLVLDNSKRLAKRKLIEENRERRRKEELQKTVWDRLEPTQEEWDLIRMVTEAHMATNAQGNHWKQKRKFLVEEAMLLNEITCNLFYTSDQSAAGVKETKPEDIGQSSMVNAPEGNKVDIEAFSQFTKIITPAITRVVDFAKKLPMFCELPCEDQIILLKGCCMEIMSLRAAVRYDPESETLTLNGEMAVTRGQLKNGGLGVVSDAIFDLGVSLSSFNLDDSEVALLQAVILLSSDRSGLSSVERIERCQEEFLLAFEHYINYRKHKVAHFWPKLLMKVTDLRMIGACHASRFLHMKVECPTELFPPLFLEVFED; from the exons ATGATGAACTACTGCATACCAGACATGTATGAAATGCCTCACGCTGGGGTCGGAGGCTACACGATGCAGGGCGGTGGGGAACACTGCATGTACCCAGGTGAGGGACCTGGGTACGGACACTGTGAACCCCAGCCGCTGCACCATCCACCCTGCATGGAGCAGTCTTGGCCACCCAACCAGCACTACTCCTGCTCGTATGTTGGTGGCCCTCCTGTTTTTAAGAGCGAGTTTTGCAGCATGGACATGCCTCTCAGTCATTTCCACCATCAGCCTGAATATTTCCCTGACATCAAACATGACTTCTCACACCTGCAGTGGATGCAGGGGGCACATAAGAAAG GGTACATTCCAAGTTACCTAGACAAGGATGAGCTATGTGTAGTGTGCGGGGACAAAGCCACAGGCTATCACTATCGCTGCATTACCTGCGAAGGTTGCAAG GGTTTCTTCAGGCGGACAATCCAGAAGAATCTCAACCCAACCTATGCTTGTAAGTACGAGGGGAAATGTGTCATCGACAAAGTGACCAGAAACCAGTGCCAGGAATGTCGCTTCAAGAAGTGCATTGCAGTGGGAATGGCGACCGACT tGGTGTTGGACAACAGCAAGAGGCTGGCCAAGCGGAAGCTAATCGAGGAGAATCGGGAGCGCCGTCGGAAGGAGGAACTGCAGAAGACGGTGTGGGACCGACTGGAGCCCACCCAGGAGGAGTGGGACCTCATTCGTATGGTGACTGAGGCCCATATGGCCACAAACGCCCAGGGCAACCACTGGAAACAGAAGCGGAAATTCCTG GTCGAGGAAGCTATGCTTCTAAATGAAATAACATGTAATTTATTCTATACTTCTGACCAGAGTGCAGCGGGGGTGAAGGAAACTAAG CCTGAGGATATTGGTCAATCGTCCATGGTCAATGCACCTGAAGGAAACAAAGTGGATATAGAAGCCTTCAGTCAGTTTACAAAAATTATCACCCCTGCCATAACCCGAGTGGTGGACTTTGCCAAAAAACTGCCTATGTTTTGTGAG CTGCCTTGTGAAGACCAGATCATCCTGTTGAAAGGTTGTTGCATGGAGATCATGTCACTGCGAGCTGCTGTTCGCTATGATCCAGAGAGTGAGACCCTCACGCTGAATGGCGAGATGGCAGTCACGCGGGGTCAGCTTAAGAACGGAGGCTTGGGCGTAGTGTCGGATGCCATCTTTGACCTTGGCGTGTCGCTGTCCTCCTTTAACTTGGATGACTCTGAGGTGGCTCTTCTACAGGCTGTCATCCTGCTTTCATCCG ATCGGTCGGGCCTGAGTAGCGTGGAGCGAATCGAACGTTGCCAAGAGGAGTTCCTGCTGGCCTTTGAACATTACATCAACTACCGCAAACACAAAGTGGCGCACTTCTGGCCCAAGCTGCTAATGAAGGTGACAGACCTGCGGATGATCGGCGCCTGCCACGCCAGCCGATTCCTTCACATGAAAGTGGAGTGTCCCACCGAGCtattccctcctctcttcctggAGGTCTTCGAAGACTGA
- the thrb gene encoding thyroid hormone receptor beta isoform X5, with protein sequence MSEPAEKCSPRWKDEAMQNGYIPSYLDKDELCVVCGDKATGYHYRCITCEGCKGFFRRTIQKNLNPTYACKYEGKCVIDKVTRNQCQECRFKKCIAVGMATDLVLDNSKRLAKRKLIEENRERRRKEELQKTVWDRLEPTQEEWDLIRMVTEAHMATNAQGNHWKQKRKFLSAAGVKETKPEDIGQSSMVNAPEGNKVDIEAFSQFTKIITPAITRVVDFAKKLPMFCELPCEDQIILLKGCCMEIMSLRAAVRYDPESETLTLNGEMAVTRGQLKNGGLGVVSDAIFDLGVSLSSFNLDDSEVALLQAVILLSSDRSGLSSVERIERCQEEFLLAFEHYINYRKHKVAHFWPKLLMKVTDLRMIGACHASRFLHMKVECPTELFPPLFLEVFED encoded by the exons GGTACATTCCAAGTTACCTAGACAAGGATGAGCTATGTGTAGTGTGCGGGGACAAAGCCACAGGCTATCACTATCGCTGCATTACCTGCGAAGGTTGCAAG GGTTTCTTCAGGCGGACAATCCAGAAGAATCTCAACCCAACCTATGCTTGTAAGTACGAGGGGAAATGTGTCATCGACAAAGTGACCAGAAACCAGTGCCAGGAATGTCGCTTCAAGAAGTGCATTGCAGTGGGAATGGCGACCGACT tGGTGTTGGACAACAGCAAGAGGCTGGCCAAGCGGAAGCTAATCGAGGAGAATCGGGAGCGCCGTCGGAAGGAGGAACTGCAGAAGACGGTGTGGGACCGACTGGAGCCCACCCAGGAGGAGTGGGACCTCATTCGTATGGTGACTGAGGCCCATATGGCCACAAACGCCCAGGGCAACCACTGGAAACAGAAGCGGAAATTCCTG AGTGCAGCGGGGGTGAAGGAAACTAAG CCTGAGGATATTGGTCAATCGTCCATGGTCAATGCACCTGAAGGAAACAAAGTGGATATAGAAGCCTTCAGTCAGTTTACAAAAATTATCACCCCTGCCATAACCCGAGTGGTGGACTTTGCCAAAAAACTGCCTATGTTTTGTGAG CTGCCTTGTGAAGACCAGATCATCCTGTTGAAAGGTTGTTGCATGGAGATCATGTCACTGCGAGCTGCTGTTCGCTATGATCCAGAGAGTGAGACCCTCACGCTGAATGGCGAGATGGCAGTCACGCGGGGTCAGCTTAAGAACGGAGGCTTGGGCGTAGTGTCGGATGCCATCTTTGACCTTGGCGTGTCGCTGTCCTCCTTTAACTTGGATGACTCTGAGGTGGCTCTTCTACAGGCTGTCATCCTGCTTTCATCCG ATCGGTCGGGCCTGAGTAGCGTGGAGCGAATCGAACGTTGCCAAGAGGAGTTCCTGCTGGCCTTTGAACATTACATCAACTACCGCAAACACAAAGTGGCGCACTTCTGGCCCAAGCTGCTAATGAAGGTGACAGACCTGCGGATGATCGGCGCCTGCCACGCCAGCCGATTCCTTCACATGAAAGTGGAGTGTCCCACCGAGCtattccctcctctcttcctggAGGTCTTCGAAGACTGA